In Dermacentor andersoni chromosome 11, qqDerAnde1_hic_scaffold, whole genome shotgun sequence, the sequence acacccgtgcacttagatttaggtgcacgttaaagaaccacgggtggtcaaaatttccggagtcctccactacggcgtgcctcataatcagaaagtggttttggcccataaaaccccataatctaattttcttTAAGAACGACCGTCAAGGATCGGTGACATCGGCTCGATGAAATGCACTTCATGTGCAGGTAGATTGTGGACGACGAAGTCGTCGCGTAAACCACGTAGCGGAACAGCATGAACAAACAGACTCTTTAGAGCACGGCCCAGGCGCCCGTTCGCGCGGCGAGCGTCGGctttgtccctcgtaaccgagcgaacgagcacagtggaggatgaaagcgaacgcggagcacagcgggaCACGAGAGACGGCGATCGCGAAGAGAGCTCGAGGAGGAAGGCGGAAGAGGAGGGTACAGCGGAGCCATGAGGCGcaaagcggaagaggagggtatgacgagaggaaaagcgcagtgccgcgcaagtCGGGTTTCGCGGGCGACGATGGCTACGGgatggcgccggagtagcgcgcgccgtctgtatggaaacaaagcgctgcatgagcggaggtctgtctgcggcgactgctCTGAATAGCGCTTCTCGTGATCTCCGgattagagaggcagtcgcgccacacatcaCCATGTTTGCAACGTACCGCACGAGACATTGTCCGAgcgagccaatatatcgcgaaatgaaaacgcgcacagagctgcgctcaaattttgcattagggagtatcgtaatcgtcgggaaATTTTTTGATTGAGagtagcaatgctttgttttCTTGCCAACCTACATCAGATCGACACGTGATCCGATCAAGCGTGATAATTGAAACGTGTTACCATAGTCTGAGGTTAAACTGCGCGTGCGCTACCAGATCTCAGAGGCTATCGTGTGGCTTTACATATAGTTCCGTAGAGAAATAATACAGTTAAATCTGGCGCTAATATCTGTTAGTGCCCGTGTGGTGGATGGACGAGCATGGCACAGTGGCGTGTACTTTAGTTTGCCTGACAGGGATGGCGCGCACTCGCAAGGTGGGATTGGAAAAGTTTTTAAAGGGTAATACACGAGTTCATATCAACTTCGTCCTTCACGCATTGACCGAGCGTCCTGACGTCAGTTTATAATCGCGAATGTATTGTGTGACATTATTAGCTTGATTTATTTTCCGGTTTCTGCCACTCTGCTTTCACGATGACTGTTTCAGAAGCCACGTCTGTTTTCACGGCGAATGACACGCAGTAATGAATTTAACTGAGGCGTGCCGatatgtttcagcgaacacagaACTCGTGAACGTTTTCCTCGAGTCGTTTCTCAAGCGCAGGGAGGAAGGTCGAACCGCCGTCCCCAAACCGGTCAAACACTGGTTTCTCGCTCGTGAAGCCTTTGGCACGCTGTTTTGCGTGTTTTTCACCATAGGGGTAATCGTCGAACCCTGGCTTATCTTTgacctacgaaaaaaaaaaaaaaggaaaagctaaCGGCGCCGCCTTGAAGTGGTTGCGGCTACCCGGTGCAAGCCCTTTGTGTATTTCGACCTTGCCAGGAAGCACGAGGCATTCTCGTACCGAACGGCTTCTGTTGCACGGTGGTTCGGTGAGCGTTGCGGGACTGATAGAGCGCGCGCGATCTCCCCATCCCGGCTTTTAGCTGTTTGTTCGGGCGGTGCTCCAAACCGGCAACACTTTCCGTACTGATTATGATGAGCCTCAAACATTGCACGTCCTTTGGTGTGTGCGAGAGATGGCGGGCGGGCCAGGAATCTGACGATTAGCGCTCTGGTGTCAAAttttgttgcggtgcagcgaacaCGTGTGACGTTCCGAGTGCGTCTGACTCCAGTGCAAGTGAAAGTATACACCTGTAATAACGGGCAGTTAAAATTTGGCGTTCACGTTGTATCTATCCGCGGCCTTGTTTAGCCGTGACTATAGCCTCATGCGCTGAGTCACCAAcctgtttattaaaaaaaaaattgagctctATATTAATCCCGTTTTTTTTCATATCGTAATGAAACGATATCTGAAAGGAGCGCGTTCTTTGACTAGTTGGCAGACTTCAGATAAGCAGAAGTGCATTACGGAGTAAAGCACCCAACACGAGAGGCTATCAGGATGCACCAGTCCCCTTCTATTCCGTAATAATTAGATGATAGTAGTTTCCCTTTGTCGCTCGTGCCACATTTACTCTAATCTAAGCATCTATTTTCTTTTCATGCTTCTGATTACGATAGCAATGTAGGGTGCTCAGGCTTGTGGCAATGCACCATTGACGGACTTTACTTTCCGGCTTTTCCACACCAATcaagaggaaaagaagaaaggaaaggggagtGAGGACGACTGTGAATATTGCAAAATATGTGGTAGGTGTCGATTCAATCGCGCATAATTTCCCTTTTTACATTCGTGCAACTGTGCAAAATACCAAGAAGAATCGGTGAGCATTCAAAACCTTCAAGAAACTTACCTACTCTAATAACTCACTTATATTGTCAACAGAAAAGCAATAAAGATTTATGCAGTATTTCTTACGCTCATGCGTAACTATTGGCGCTCTACTTATTTAGGTGAGATAGTTCAGGAGCGCGAGACAAAGCTGAATCCGGACGCTGTGTTAGCTAAGTCACTGCCATTTGGACCATACGCTATCCTACGTACTACTACGGAAAATTTCGCCTCGTCGTTGTACTTTTGCATTTATGTTGGTATCAATTACATGGTATTGAACTCAAAACTAATCTATTGACGCTCAGCATTCTTCCTCGTGCTTGTACTTCTGCATTTATTACTGTAATGACTTTCCTACAGTTTTCAAAACAGGTCTGTATATCCATAGTCTACTGACTATGTTTTGTTCCTCCCAAGCAAGCTAGAACGCCGGTGGGAAGCGTGTGTGCTCGATACGTCCTTTCAACTCAACATTTTTCGCACATGTTAATGATTGACCTATGCATGGGGAGGGCTTGTACCTACGAAGGCCTGTTCTCTTACCTTGCAGGTTTCCTATGGCATGGGCCTGCTCCTGCTCGAGAATGCTCTCATGCGGTTCGGAATCTTCATGCTCGGGTGCTCGCCTGGTGGAAACTCGAGCAACCTCTGGACTCTGATTTTCAACGGCGATGTTGCGCTCAGCGTCACCATGACGTTCGTCAGCACCATTGCCAGCATAGGTGAGCTTTAGGGAGACTAGGCGTCCTTAGGAAacagttctttttattttttttcttagtccTCGTCGCTTTCGTGCAGACTTAGCTAAGCCTAGCGTAGCGAGAACGCACCGATTCTTACGGCACATTCGACTGGTCGTTTCCTAGCGCTTCTGCGAAGCTGAAAAAGTCatttagcaatatatatatatatatatatatatatatatatatatatatatatatatatatccggatTAAATGCTACGAAAGTCGTTTGTCTCCGTAATGAAGCTTCATTGTCGTTTTACACGACCATCAGAGCGTATTGAAAGCGCTCTAAAAAGACGCCCTTGAAAGTAAAATTTGCCATTAGCTAACTGTACTGTTGAGCTGGAGGAAATTGTGATGGCGATTTCCGATGGGATTCCCTTCCAAACGGACTGACGAATAATAGTCACATCATATAGTAAAGCCAACCAGGGTTTTCTATATCTATTGCTGTCTAACGTGCTGCCTGTCTCCCTGTATCTTGTGAAGTTACTACGTGTGCTTCTAATGACCCCGGCTCAATGTCTTTCAGAAGAGTTGCGATGTGGGTTAGTTGGTACATACTCCTGAGATTTAAACGAGTCAAAAGACACGAAGTCAGTGTCAGTGATTACCAAAAAACAATGTTTTCCTATTTTGTGGGATCACTTATCACTTAGCATTTAATTTCGCATAGTGCTTGCACTGATGAGACCTCTAATATATAATTCACGTGTCGGGCACAAGCGTACACCGTAACGTAATCGCGCAGCGATATATTTGTATGTATTGCATGCATTTGTACGTAGTTGTATTTGTTAGTAGTTTGTATGCGGTTATAATCTTGGTAGTTTATTTCAATGCATCCAGCTGTGGGTGCATTGTATCCAGCTAAAGGTTGTAATTAAGGGTTGCACATCACATGACTATGTTTCTGAATTTCTCTTATGTAtgcttcccccctccccccttatgtaatacccgaTAGAGGCCTTTAAGGGTTTATAAAAGATGACGATGAGAACGGAGCGGATCATGCCCTTCCGCTTCCCCTCTCTTGACTGAGCGTCGCGCGCATGCGCATTTCAGTGCCCGGTCGGCTCCATAGCGGAATTGACCTGAAATACAGCAACTGCTCCAATGAATTGATAACGCTCCTAGTTATCGCAAAGCTTCACTACAAGTCTTATTGCAAGTTTTCACTTCTCTGAACCTACTCTATAGCATGATCATTATGTTATCCGCAGGAATGATGCCCCTGTGGGTGTTCATCCTTGGGCGGCACATGTCTCCTGAGACGGGCGCGTTACGCATACCCTTCTCCAACATCATTGCCAGCCTTGTAGGCCTGGCCGTACCCTTGGCCATCGGCATGGCCATCCATAGGTTCAAGCCTAAATGGGCCCTGGCGTTGACTAAGTACATCAAGCCCATTACCATCATCGTGTTGATCGCCATCCTCGTCTTGAGCGTCACCGTCAACAAGTAAGGGTTGATCGCGCGCATATTGCTTGCATCCCTATCGTTTTGGGCTGGCCTATAACAATAAGGAGGGTTATTTATCATCGCATCGCTCTCGTTGATCTATCCGATCTGCGTtatgttatattttttttctctgaattTCGCCGAATGGTATTAGGCCGCAGAAAGCTACAGGCATTAGTATTAGTGGTTAAAAAACCTAGGCAACATTAATTGatgttgtcacgttgtagtgacggtgaagaacacggtgtggcgaaactgtgactaaaaaaaaaaaaactttatttcgacGCGGACTTGTGCCCACAAGGCGATAGCGGCGAGTACAGTCGGCGGTTGTCGAAATCTGATTTGCGGCCCAAGAGCGTTGGCTTTTatgcacgactcgtcgaaggttccagtgcaaTCACTGATGCCTGCGTGCCTTCTAGAAACCACTATGCAATTCGCCTCACGCGCGTACATTCATATAGCACAAAGTTCGGTTACAACAGACAACGGATTGGAAtatcaataacattcgagaaacttccaatgcaTGCGGGTGCATCCTGAGCCGAGCGATTCCATTTAACATTTATTAGCCGGAGAAACATAAACAAGTGCGCGTGTCAATGTCCCCcatcttaaaaaagcatcgtccaGACGCTGTAAACACAAAAGTCAAAAACAAAACCAGcgtagtaaagaaagaaaagaaaattgtcgCCGTCAATACTGCCgcttcaactgtggttgcggcccACGCGAGCTgcccttttcaatcctccgacatgttatcaggcatgcgacgcagctggcgaagcgagcggaggcaagcgcaacgacgaggaacgtggtgtgacgtcatgccgaacggcggcggcggaggcgcggcgctgcgcagcggtggAACATCTGTGGCTCGGCGCTATtaatggcgcatgcgcagtagtgactagggagctagagagagaaatatccgcggcgaggcgcgcgttgtgacgtcatgtgcttcctcggagcaacgccacggcgaaatcgcaagttcgcggccagtaaagctgtcgctttaaaagaaatccgaggacacctaagcacttataaattgcgagtgcgaaagcattaatgttcacTTGAACGCGGCCGAGCGGTCCTCCGAGTTAGAAACTTCTCGCGGGCAAaccagcgcgttgagacgcttggcgcgttttgatttggccctACCATGGttggaacgcaggcgagagcttgtgcggacaaggagagagagagagagagagagagagagagggagagagattcTGGATTGGGGGGGAGGGTGAAAGGTGGGGCTAAGTGCAGCATGGTAACTGACTGACAAGGAAGGCGCGGAcaacacaggcttgcgagggtGATGTGGCGCCGCGGCGCCGCCCTCTCCCTTCaggcaacacctggcgcgctattgcGGCAGGGGGTGTCTCCTCTAGCCCGCTCTGCTCAGTCGAGACGCGCTCGTcacgtggtgtcgcagccaatgggaatttactGCCGTTTGGCTCCTGCAGATGACAGACGCCTGCTTTTTTCGCTGAATGGGCGATTAGAGGCTTTCGCACCAAAATACTCGattgccacgtagctgcacagaaccaaggtagtgttgtttggCGACACTCAATGCAAGTCTAACTATATTTTGTATATTGCTCAATTGCATAATTACTTCACGATAATTAATTAGCTTCTCAAATATGATAATCTGAGCAATATtatcaatcagaaaattgtaggccgtcatgaaaaattcccgatccatcTTTTTGTTGCTCTGTACCTGCTACGTAAAAcatttttccaagcctgaaagaagccaGCAAAAGCACGCAAAAAAGTTCCGCCCGACTAGTTGCGCCGCACTTTGTTGGGGTTTTCGGTATGTCGGCGTTACCGCAGTGCTTACGTGTTGTTACTTGCACCTTCGAGTCGAACGTGCACTTGCGCGATCATGTAGACCTAACTTGTAGGGTATTTGTATAGGGATGCGCGTTTCATTCTCGAACGCAGTCACTGTAATCCTAAAGTTAACCTCGTTATCCGCCATTTTTAGGTACATTTTCCTGCTGATGACGTGGCAAGCTCTGCTCTGCGGCGCCCTCGTCTCCTGGAGCGCCTACGTATTCGGCGCGCTGGCCGCTTTCGTCGGTCGCCTCAGCCGAGCGCAGATCATCGCCGTGGCCATCGAGATCGCCTTCCAAAACAGCGGCATCGCCGTCGTCATCCTGTACACGTCACTTCCGCTTCCCGACGCCGATCTCGTTATCGTGCCTGTCGTCTGCCAGGCGATCCTGCAGGGCGTGCCCCTGTACGTGCTGTACACGGCCAAGCGGATCCAGTCGTGCGTGTCCAAGCGGCTGCATCCGGACGAGAAGCCGATTCCCGAATCCACTAGTTCCTCCGAACCGGAAATGGAAAGCGGACTATTTCCGGCGAAGGCCGCCGATGGAGACGCTCGGGCCTCTGCGATGCCTAACAAGGATGCCCTGCAGGAGCTCCAAGACGTGGCCACCGACTTCGAGGAGAAGAAATCTCGGCTGTGATGTGTGCACGAAAGAGGCCGGACTGAGAACTTCGAAAATGATTATATCGGTCCCTTTCGATTCGGCCAGTGATAATCTCTCGCGCATTCCTGCGCTCTGGTTTGCGCGCGGACGTGGCGTGTGGTTTTTTGAAGCGGCCTTTAACAGTGTAATATATGCATTGTCACCTGTCGCGTGCTCTCTGTACAGTATATAGTTCTTCAGTGCGTAAGGACTGATGACGCCGGTGCGGGTGCGATTGTGCGCGGTGTTTTAACGTGTGCTCGTTTTATGGGATTGAGCGACAAGATGTAGAATCTGCGGGTATATATCTGTATTTCGTATGCGCTTGCGGTCACAATTTTTCCGGCTCAGCGAGGGCTCCTAAGACGTATCGTGGAGCTATTCGTGGGTTCGCCTTGTAAAAACACTTTCGTTGAATTGACGTTGAAGATGTCCATTAATCCAGTGGACATAAAGAAAATCGTAGAAGGGCGTCTTATTTCAAATCACTATTTTATCAATTTTCAAGTGTGCAAGCTGGGGAACGCCTGCTAGTTGGTTGCAGCAAGGTGCGCACTTCAGGTCTGAATTCAACACTGATATTTTATtgttatataaaaaaaatgacGTTTTATTGCTTCTGTACTGTTTTGTGATTGTGCATGAGGGTTGACTGTTCTAAGTTCGCCCTGGTTTATATATAATTTTAACATTGTGCCTACTGGATAGATTATGTGTTAGATGTAATTTTAGCCAATGTTATAGGTTCATTGTATTTTTTTGTAGCAGGGAAGCATGTTAGTCCTTGCCAAATGCCGGATGTCTTGTTGATACCTTTTCTCGCTTTGGCGTTGCTTCGCGTTACCGTTTGTTGTAGGTTTTAATCTTACTTTTTATACCGCCTTTTGTTCGTACACTGATGATTCGTTGTAAGGGACAATTGTGCCTTTTAGTTTTTCAATGCAGAATTGTCATCGTTCAGTGCCCCTTTTAAGCACGGTTATGTATAATGGTAGTCGTTCACCACACTTATGGTTTTAACTGTTTTGTTTTTTAACTTCTTTTCGAATATGTTCATGTTGAAGAAGTTATTGCCGTTAAACCGCAGGAAACTGCAGAGCATTTCAACCGTCGGTGTTGTTTTAGTAGTACTGTACATTTCTGAGTGTTCGATTCAAAACTTGTTAAAATGTGAGGTGGGTGTGTGCGCGTTGCATAACCATTAGCTCTCATCCGGTGAGAAATACAACCGAGAAACGCTTTTGTAGAACACGTGTGCGCTCAATGAGatatttgagtgtgttgtgccGCTGTACACGACGTTAAGATTCGTCGTTGACACCGATGCCAAGAGCGCATTGACTTAATTGTGCAATAAACACATTTACTTTTTTCAAACAGAAAGCGGTGATGTCTGTCACTGACGTCGTGTGTTCACTTCCCCATCGCAGCAGCTTATGTATTCCTTCTAGGCGCTCTGTGCAGAATTGTGTATGCCAAGATACTGCGTCAATAGGCTATCGCGATAAAAAAATAGCATTCGATGCTTATACCGCGGATTGTCAAAAAGAAATTCTGATTGGACCTTTTCAGAAagttcgaatatatatatatatatatatatatatatatatatatatatatatatatatatatatatatattgaagtggCAATGTTTTTTATCAGATAGATATTTTGAAGTGACTGGAAGGGTGCTTTCGAAGTACGGTGAACCTGAAATAGCTGACGTTCACGCATCTGAGATTCCTGCAGAGAGCTCAGGCACGGAGTCTACCATCTAATCAATGCGATAAATCTCGCTGAATAATTCGGAACTCTAAATCCGATATGCTGCGGTAAGCTTTTTTATGATTCTGAAGAATTGACAAAAGGGGGTGAAACCAAGTTTTGTATGGACATAATCGCCTTTCAACTGAAGGGGATATTCTTGCTGTGGCGCAAAGAAGTGCCTGTGTGGAGGATTTCGCGTGCCTGTTCAATAACCATATATAATTGTTGGGAGTGTTCGTGCTAGCCTTACTGTGCGGCATTACTTAATTACCAGCTTGATCAGCTTTCGGACTGAAAACCCCGCCTGCAGTAACAGCCGCGAGCCGGGACACCATCACGGATATACTTATATAATGACCGgcgtagttgaagtatgggagaggactttgccctgcagtgggcgtaaccagggggataacgaatatatatatatatatatatatatatatatatatatatatatatatatatatatatatatatatatatatatatatatatatatatatatatataggaaacacGACTGTGTTTATTCGTCCGGGAAGTATCAAGGAAGCTTATATATGCACACTGCACCAATATAAAATAGATCTCTTAATGCGTGTTCGAACTGGAGTTGCGGAGCGCTAACTATGGAGTTGAACAGAATCGTCCTATATTTTTGTAAGCACTTGGAGTGGAATGGGAATGGAACGATGGCATCAGTCAGGTAGATGAGATGTAAATAGAACAGAAGCCCGAGTTTCCGGAATGGAGTTAAATTGGTATGGGCACGTAGTCCCTGAGCAAGGAACGTTGCTCATAAGCGAGACTACAAAACCGCCAAGTTTGCCATTTAGACTAAACTAGACTTGACCAGTATATTGCATTTCTCTACTTTTTACTCAGTACCCACTCTTTCGACACCTACCTAGAGGTAGTTCTGTCGCGGTAATCATAAACAGCATGATATTCTACACATCCGACGTTTGAGAAGACCTGGAAACCATTCTGCGTTACGAGGTACTGTATTTAAAGAAAGGAACTTCTAGATGTCCAGACTACTTCGGTTTAGCAAGAGCCTCGAAAAAAATGGTTCCCGCTGTTATGCAAttagatgttaaaaaaaaagaaatgtcctgCAAAGCGTAATAATGTGTTTCGCTTTTATGTTGGTCATCGAAGTGAGAGAATAGTTGGATGCATGGTATGCACAACGGCGTAAGGTTGTGTTGTACTTTGCTTGGCGCGAATAAAAATGGTTTCAAAGAACTAAAGATTTTTGGAAATAGCTGACTTCCTTTAGATGGAAAGCGTTGCTCGTACATCGCAgggtgcgataacatcgtgaacCGCCTAACACTTGTGCATCTAGTGTGAAACTAACGTCAGCAGAAACTAATCTCAGCTGTCCCAAGCGGCCGGGAAACTGTGCATTATGCTGTCGGGGTACCATGCTGTCCGAATTTATCGTCACGCTCGGCTGCAAATAAAACAATACTTCTACTAAATTGAAGTATAACCGAGTAAACACGCCGGAGCGTAGTTACAATTATGAAAGCCTCAATCATTAAAGAATTCTCTTTTTTGACTTTGACGACGTCTGGAGGGGGATCGTCTGCTCTgtgactttgtttttttttccttattgagACTAAGGAGGGTCTTCGGAAGAGGAGACTGCATTACAGGAGGTCACCACGAATTGACAAGTTTTGGGGGCATTTCGATCTTAATAACTGAACATATTTCGCACAACCATCATATATTCGTGACTTCTAGCCTGCCAAGCTTGCATCTGTTCGTTGACGCTCTTTGACGAGGAAGGCAATGAAGTTTAACAATGTTTTATGTATTTCTTTGTCTAGCCTTATTACAGCTGTAATAATTGTCTCGAGTACTCATCTCGTATATGTGTTTGGGAAACAAACTTCTTAAAGTACAGGTACTGTGTTGGCGAGACATGTGCTCTATTAGTAACAGGCATGTGCTTTGCCATTCGAGTGTTCGTGCAATGATTATTTTGGTGCCTCATGATAGTCTTCACAGCACATAGGCTGTTTATAGGTTTATGGCGAAAGTAAAACTGACTATGGGTTCGTTTAAAGCAGCGGAAATTACGGAAATTAACAGCAACAACGCTCTGCAGAGATACAGGCCACAAAGCGTGTTTCTTCTTGTCAAGAAAATTGCACGTAACATAATTTGTAACGTTGTTAGGCTTCAAAAATGTGTTTTTTCTTTAGTTACGAGGCACGCAAGCTCACGTAAATAACTTGTGGAGAAAGCCTTTATTGCCGGAATTGAAGGAATGGACTTGATAATTTCCGCCGCTCTAAGAGTGGGAATGTCCCGGCTCTCACCATTCGGAGAAATTAAAAGGAATCGGGAAATAGGTGTAACTCCGCTGTTCCCAATTCGACTGTGGCTGCAACGGAGGGTCCCACTTCGCTGCTCTGGTTCAAATTGTTTCCTGCATACATGTAATCACGTTAAAGAATCCCCCTCgctgaagttctttttttctatgtttcAGGGCAGGAATCGGGAACAATTACTCTCATTAACGGAAAATTTAGTGTCCATTTTATATTGGTACATTGTCTGCACATTCTGTAGAGTTCATACTT encodes:
- the LOC126518057 gene encoding sodium/bile acid cotransporter 5-like, producing the protein MHVHRSVALVLCGLSCTLVLGSASGLDGDTTPRSDASKDSAYTSTTGQDLTGGAARDRDGVSNDTNVVVFTPPGRIDVQEEEDVVVRVSFTTPGSRTISVTSADSGVATVDVSQVYLQAGVNDTGFNLTVRGVFVSYTKIFFKTCLLEDDVETNCTESSYLVAVLRNPTVLQQSFPYLIAIIVSINYVSMGCQIDLKLIVDTLKKPLPPFLGCACQFLFMPLVSYGMGLLLLENALMRFGIFMLGCSPGGNSSNLWTLIFNGDVALSVTMTFVSTIASIGMMPLWVFILGRHMSPETGALRIPFSNIIASLVGLAVPLAIGMAIHRFKPKWALALTKYIKPITIIVLIAILVLSVTVNKYIFLLMTWQALLCGALVSWSAYVFGALAAFVGRLSRAQIIAVAIEIAFQNSGIAVVILYTSLPLPDADLVIVPVVCQAILQGVPLYVLYTAKRIQSCVSKRLHPDEKPIPESTSSSEPEMESGLFPAKAADGDARASAMPNKDALQELQDVATDFEEKKSRL